The Apium graveolens cultivar Ventura chromosome 6, ASM990537v1, whole genome shotgun sequence genome contains a region encoding:
- the LOC141663961 gene encoding uncharacterized protein LOC141663961, with product MVPAEVGAGSLRRDLFVEEDAEVNQMLHLNLLDEAKMNSQLKLAAYQQRNPRYFNKKVKYVPYKVGDLVLRKVMPNTKVAQHEVLGANWEGPYKVKAILWKGTYRLEDLDGKVIPRAWNAEHLRKSYQ from the coding sequence ATGGTTCCCGCGGAAGTAGGAGCTGGATCCCTACGAAGGGACttgtttgttgaagaagatgcgGAAGTTAACCAaatgctccacttgaatttgttgGACGAAGCCAAAATGAACTCTCAGTTGAAGCTTGCTGCATATCAGCAGAGAAATCCAAGGTATTTTAATAAGAAGGTGAAGTATGTGCCATACAAGGTGGGAGATCTTGTGTTGCGAAAAGTCATGCCAAATACCAAAGTAGCTCAGCATGAGGTGCTTGGAGCCAACTGGGaggggccatacaaggtcaaggcTATACTTTGGAAGGGAACTTATCGCTTAGAAGATTTGGATGGCAAAGTCATTCCCCGGGCTTGGAATGCAGAGCATTTACGGAAGTCTTATCAGTAG